The proteins below are encoded in one region of Maribacter aestuarii:
- a CDS encoding DUF885 domain-containing protein → MNRLLFFILIPIILISCKQNNAAESNGHEARPVDSLFIDFYEFKKSINPIEATKAGFTEYNDTIANYISDEYQLYAKEKYTYFLDELTKYDSTMVSPEDWMSLRVMEWDCSIKLEGLMNPIKTIASPIYDLPSFELMPLFQIQSLHLYVAQLAGGTSVQPFETEQDYWNWLKRLEDYLLFLDTSMIKMQEGMRKNVVAPKVLISKMLPQLDAFIDIPVTDNVFYKPIVQLPDSFSKEVKEELTSRYVEYINTKLEPKYVELYSFVKNSYLLAGRDTHGLSDLPNGPSTYDYLIKLHTTTNMTADEIHELGLKEVARISTEMITIKNELGFEGNLNEFFSELREKKELVPFKTPQEVIANFNAINERISETLGDVFSLRPKAGFEVRRTEAFREASASAEYVPGSKDAKRPGTFYVPIPDVAAYNMLHDEALFLHEAIPGHHYQLSLQQENKNLPEFLHPESMGVFVEGWALYAESLGKELGLYKDPYQYFGMFSMEMHRAIRLVVDTGIHAKGWSREKAIAYSLENEAESEDNIIAEVERYMATPGQALSYKIGQLKIRELRTKAESELGANFDVREFHNQVLNSGSVPLVLLEEKIGRWIDSHKQN, encoded by the coding sequence ATGAACCGCCTCTTATTTTTTATACTCATTCCAATAATCCTCATCTCTTGCAAACAAAATAACGCTGCCGAATCTAACGGCCACGAAGCTAGACCAGTGGATAGCCTATTTATAGATTTCTACGAGTTTAAAAAAAGCATCAATCCCATTGAGGCTACAAAAGCTGGTTTTACGGAGTATAATGATACGATAGCCAATTACATATCCGATGAATATCAATTATACGCAAAGGAAAAGTACACTTACTTTTTGGATGAGTTGACTAAATATGATTCAACAATGGTCAGTCCGGAAGATTGGATGAGTTTAAGAGTTATGGAATGGGACTGTTCTATAAAATTGGAGGGATTAATGAACCCCATCAAAACTATAGCCTCTCCAATATATGATTTGCCAAGTTTTGAATTGATGCCTCTCTTTCAGATACAATCGTTGCACTTGTACGTAGCACAGTTGGCAGGTGGCACCAGTGTCCAGCCTTTTGAAACGGAACAGGACTATTGGAATTGGTTGAAACGCCTGGAAGACTATTTACTTTTTCTGGACACCAGTATGATTAAAATGCAGGAGGGAATGCGCAAAAATGTGGTTGCGCCAAAAGTTTTGATTAGTAAAATGCTTCCCCAGCTTGATGCTTTCATTGATATTCCTGTGACCGACAATGTTTTTTACAAACCAATAGTACAGTTGCCCGATTCTTTTTCTAAAGAGGTCAAGGAAGAGTTGACTTCTCGTTACGTAGAATATATAAATACGAAATTGGAACCCAAGTATGTTGAACTCTATAGTTTTGTAAAGAACTCTTATCTACTGGCAGGCAGGGATACCCACGGTTTAAGTGATTTACCAAATGGTCCCAGCACCTATGACTACCTTATTAAACTGCATACTACGACCAATATGACAGCCGATGAAATCCATGAACTTGGATTGAAAGAGGTAGCACGGATTTCTACGGAAATGATCACCATAAAAAACGAGCTAGGGTTTGAAGGTAACCTAAATGAATTTTTTAGTGAACTAAGGGAAAAGAAAGAACTGGTGCCATTTAAAACTCCGCAAGAGGTTATTGCCAATTTCAATGCAATTAATGAGCGAATTTCTGAGACCTTGGGAGATGTTTTTAGTTTGCGACCTAAGGCCGGTTTTGAAGTGAGACGGACGGAAGCGTTTAGGGAGGCTTCGGCCAGTGCCGAATATGTACCAGGATCAAAAGATGCCAAGAGACCCGGAACGTTTTATGTTCCAATTCCGGATGTTGCAGCGTACAATATGCTTCATGATGAAGCACTTTTTCTACATGAGGCCATTCCTGGACATCACTATCAATTATCGTTACAGCAGGAAAATAAGAATTTGCCGGAGTTTTTACACCCGGAGAGCATGGGTGTTTTCGTAGAAGGCTGGGCACTATACGCTGAATCCTTGGGTAAAGAGTTGGGCCTGTATAAAGATCCCTATCAATATTTTGGAATGTTTAGCATGGAGATGCATAGAGCTATCCGGTTAGTGGTTGATACGGGAATTCATGCCAAAGGTTGGAGTAGGGAAAAAGCAATAGCCTACTCCTTGGAGAATGAAGCGGAATCGGAAGATAACATAATCGCGGAAGTAGAACGCTATATGGCCACTCCTGGGCAAGCTTTATCCTATAAAATAGGCCAGCTAAAAATACGGGAGCTACGCACTAAGGCAGAATCGGAATTAGGGGCCAATTTTGACGTTCGTGAGTTTCATAATCAAGTTTTAAATTCCGGGAGTGTACCTTTAGTACTTTTAGAGGAGAAAATTGGAAGATGGATTGATTCCCATAAACAAAACTAA